The Fusarium falciforme chromosome 4, complete sequence genomic interval GTGGCATCCAAAGCAGGTTCCCTCCCAATGAGAGGACGCGATGGTACCGAGCACCACCGAGGGCGGCCGAGAAGAAAAGGGCAGTGCATTTGACGCCGTCCTGCACAAGGTTGCTCGCCGTAAGGCTAGCCCATGGAGCGAAAACGTGCCCCCAAAAGTCTCTCTGGCAGCGAGCGAGCGCGTGGGTGGGAGGATGCTGTAAGCAAGCTGGCCGATGCACTGCAATCCTGTCAGCCAGAGGCGAAATGACGCTCTGCTGAGAGACAGAGGGAAAAGAAATGAGTGCCTATTCAGAAAGACGGACACAACACGGACCCTGCTTTTCTCTCGGAGCGCCCTTCAGCGCCATCATCTCGCAACCAACAGCCATGATCAAGAGGCGGACCGGCCAAGACAGCGCCAACTCGGCCTCGTCCCTTGCCTCCTCTAGCTCTGGTCGCGTCTCGAGACCATCATGACCCTgtctcatcatggctggccAGCCCCAAAGTCTCTCCCCTCCCCCCGGTTCCTCTTCCCATGTGCGGGCCATGCTGGACGGGACGCCATGTTTCAACCGTCCCGAGGTCTTGCCCTGGCCGTTTTTGACTCTGCCTTCGCTTTAACTTCAGGTTCGCTTCAAGCGTTCCCCTCTCTCCAGCCTCTTTTTGTCGCCGTTGATACCCCAAACGCATACGCTTCAAAGTCAATTCATCTCAGCTGCAGCAGCTCTTGGTCAAAGTTAACATCAGAGTCAAGCTCCAGGCCACATCGAGCCAGCTTCAGCGCTGACGACGTTGTAATGCCCCGCCCTGAATTCTCCGGCATGCCGTGCTACGTCCAACTCTTCTGTTCCTCCAGCCTTATTTCGTCCCCGGCGGGCCAGGACCCGAAGCATCGGGCACTAAAGCCCATCTCAATCCCCGGCCTCGCCGGGTCTTTGGCTATGATCAGTTGCGAGGGTTGGTCCTGTCATCAGGCTGGATAACTCCAAGTTTCTCGTGGTCCTTCATCCAACATGTCGGGCTCGTCGCCCACTTGGTGGAGCGGTCAACTCGCAAGTGACGTGCTCACGAAACGAAAGAGAGGACCCTTGCGCCTCCGACTGTTCCTGGGCCTGCAGGCGGAAAGGGAGAGGGAAATCCTGCAAGAAAGGCCATCCCAGTCGCGGCATTTCCGGGGAGATCTCGACAGGGTGCCGATGCTGTGTCTGATTGGCGACAGGGCACTGGTCTGTTTCTTTTTATGAACGAGGCGTCCTCTCGGATTTGCTGCGCTGCTCGCACTGAGTGGTTATGCCACGAACCTATGACTGCGGTTCGCGACGGTTACACCCAGGCCAATGTCTCGCATGCCAGGTTCTCGCCGGCTTGATCAGAGACATTGACTGAGATTCTGGGGAAGACGAGCTCATGGGCTGGCTTGACTCGACTGGATGCTCAAGCCAGCCCCCGCAtcgcatcacatcacatcggGAGTTTGCTAATAATAGGGTGTGGGTGGAAATCGACACGTCGCACACTCTCACATCTCACGCCATGGTGTTGCCTCGACGTCCGTACGTATCGGGATACGGGGGCCGCAGATAGCATCAAGAGGTGCTGTTTTCTCTTCCCGTGACTAACTAACCAACCTCATGGCCAGTGCCTTGAGTAGTTCGCTAAGGCATCATGTACCTCCGCTCATCCTTCGAACCACGCTCATTGCCAATCACCCAGCGGAACCCCCGCATATCTGTCCAAGGATCTCCCTCTTGTCCCGCTCGCTGTCGTTGCTGGTATCTGCTGCGCCTCAACAGCTGTCAAATACGAAGCCGGCTCCGATGGTCTAAAGTCttgtgttggtgatgaacTCTGCCATGTTGGCTGGCTGAGAGCCACGTAGCTCGCTTCATCGAGTGAAGATGCCTCAGCTTCAGGTCTTTCATGCCCAATTTGGCCGAGATCGGTGTCTCAGGTCCTTGGACATTCTGGGTGTATACAAAAATACCCCGCCCACCGAATCTTGATGGACGGAGCAATTCTACAGATCGAGGTGGTTTTGTTTCTATTGTCGTAGTCTCTCGTGTTTCCCCGCGCCGGGATGATGCTGCAGAGTGTTCATCATCGGGGCAGGCACCACGATGGTCCTCAGTTTCCTTCAACTCCACTCTCAGAAGGCTTCAGCCATCCACGGGCTCCCGCCTGGATCGGCCGGGTACCGATGGTCAACTGAGAGGCCGCAGGATCAACGGTGAAGTTCGCCGGCGTCTCCTTGCCATGGTATATTGGCAGCATATTGCACCCGTCGAAACGACGTCATTGTAGACCGAGAGCAATCAACTTCTATATTGCACATGATCCTTCCCGCCTGTCGTGCACGGCTGGTTGCCGATATCGTCGGTTGTCTTTCAGGACTTGAGATCTTAGCTCGTTGATAACTGCGAGGCGAGTGATGATAGATCCAAACTTGGTCTGTCGTTAGCTCAATCGCTCTAGCTTGCTATGGATGATCACGATGATCGATCTTTAAATAGCTAACCCTAATACAGCCAGTCAACAGAGTCCTTTCACGCGtacatcttcttcttgtgaCACCCAACAGGAGCGGTATTTCAGCCTAACTGAGCAAGAATATGAGCTTGAAATCCAGTATCTAAAATTGTTTGCTTGGCGCATTCCACAACGGCTTATGTGCACCGTTGAGGCTCTGGATACTTCTGCGGGCCTTTGAACGGACTATTTCTTGTTGGTAAGCAAGGAGCTCCCAGATTGACAAGACAAAGCTTATTGTTGTGGAAATTGCATTGATGTTGGACAACCCCACTCAGTCTCGAGGGTGTGCATCGACAACGGCAATGTTCACCGAGGAGAAGAGTGCGAAGTTGATGTTTATGTTGACTTTTTTTcgttttgttttgtttacTTACTTCTACATTGGCTCAAGCTCTGGTCAGCCAAAGTGGGGGAGCTTCGAGACAATGACACAGATCCATTGTTGGGGAACCACGATTCTAGTGTGCATGACGTGAATTTCGCTTCTGCATGGCCGCATGGCCATCTACGCCGTTCCTCGATAGTTCTCAACGGTGGTCTCTGAGCTAAGAGGCTGAGCCGCTAGGATCTGACTGCTCAGGTCGATGACATGTCGCGGCTCCAGTTCAGTTCAGTTCGTAGGAAATGAAAGTGAGCAAACCTCATGCACACGCCTCGATCGAGGTCTCAGCCTCTGAGACCCAGTGTTCACACGTACCCAGTTGATCGACGGCGTGCAGTTGATCGTCACCTTACCCACAAGACGCGCACACAGTTGATAGATGATGCCTCAGAGCCTTCACATGTTCCCCTTGGCGAGATACCAAGCCCGCGGCTCGGAAATCAGAGCTTCATACCCTAAACCGCGGGTTGGACAATCTGGTGGAGTACGCCAACGTCTAAGCGGCTGCAGTGCGTCAGACTTTTTTCCCGTCCTTCCCGTTACATTGAGCGGGAAAAGAAGGAGCATGCAGCTAAGAGAAACCGCTTTTTGTCGTAGTTGTGCCAACTGTCTGACTGTTTACTTTGGCGTTTTTTATCCGCTGAAGGAAAACAACATTGAGCAGTGAGACATGATTCAACTCACAAGGCAACAAAGTCTAGACAAGACGACAATAAACTAGATGATAGAAACCAGAGAACAGGAAAACATCAGCATATGCCATCATTGACTTGCCGCTGTCATGACAACTCCCTTGACAACTCCTCAGCCGCTGGCTGTGCGTGCAGCACTAGGTCAGCTGCCACGACCAGGCGACAGCTACAACTGCAACTTCTATTTGACAATTGGGCCTCTGAAACACTGTCTCGCGGAGTTTGGACCTTGGACTATCGGCCGGGCTAGATCTGGACCAGGGTTGATAAACCGCTCTGAGCCCGTGTCTTGGTTTACCCATGTCTCGGTGTCATTTCCGAGAACTGGTCGTCTTTTCGCGGGGCACGTGGGTTAAGGGGATGGGTTGCAACTTGCTGATCGATTGATAAGAGGTTCTTTGATATATGATAGGTTTTGAACAGACAGATATCAGCTGTGCCCCTTTTGTCGGCATGTTGCTTGGGTTCAGCTCAATCTCTGGCGCAGCGCTTGCTTGCCCCCCCAAAGACGGCAGCCCGCCAAAGACAACCACATGCCGTCCTTGTGTTCAGTGTAAATGATTGTCGTATACAAATCACATCTCCCGACTCTCCAGCGCTTCATCCCGAGACTCAGTGCCCAGAATCCCTGCACCTTGGAGTGCGAGTGAACAACTCCGGGCGACACCAGTAGCGTCACATTGGCTACATAGCAATATCACGGCTCATACTAAAAGCTAAACAGGGAAGACATCAAGAAGTACGGAGAAGTACCCTGAAACCGTCAGTAGTATCTGTCCATCGCAGACATTGTACTCAGGGACCACCTGAAACCCAGCACATACTCACCGCGCAATATAGGGCCCGGTCTGGCGCTACCAGAGACAACCCCGGGAAGACGCATTGGTAAAAATAGGGTTGCGTCCGAGAACAGTTCATCTTTAAACCCTTATCCGGCTGTGGCAGATAAATGTCGAACAACAAAATGTAGAATATATATGATCAACTGACCGGGGGAAATATTGAGACGGTTCCTTGCACAGGCATAGGCCATGCCTTTCTTCAGATCACGTAGTTCTCAGATTGAAATCTCAAGTCAGGTCATGATTTCGTTCGACAGAGATGGCCAAGCTTGCTGGTTGCTACGTGCAGGGTTTGTGACTCGCATCATCTATAGCTTCTCTTCATATATGCCACAGAAAAACGACTTGCCTGAAACTACCATAACGTGGACTATAGTGACCGGACCGATGCAACTCTTGCTAAGTTGGGTTGCAGATTATCGAGAGTAGCACCGTCTGTGGGAACTTTTCCGCtatatcttaatatctaaatattGAGCGAGATTTGTTATTCAAAACAATTATTCTCACATGATTGTATCTGGAAGTAACCCCGGTGAGGGCGCAGAGCAAGCAGATCCACCTTGTGCGACATGCGGTATAGCACACTCACACCTCACAAGAGGTTGTTAGACATGACAATTGGAAGAGTCAAAGAAAGTATAGATTCTCCAAACGAATCATTGAGCAGAGTCGGCGAAAGCAGATAGAAATCTCTCCGTGTAGTTTAATTGTTTGTCTCAGATCCATCTCAAAGCCCGGTGGCCGGGGCACTAACAAGTTGTTGACATCATTGACTCTGTAATTGTCAAAAACCAACACCACGAGATCTCAGCAAGACTTGATTCCTACTTTACCTCGGGTGCAGAAACTGTGAAGTTTACAATGGGGAAGCCCCGCGTCATCTACTGGTTCCGCACTGATCTGCGGCTGCACGACTCGCCAGCTCTCAAGGCCGCTCTTGACCTCGACCCGGCTGTGCTCTGGCCCATCTTCACGTGGGATCCTCACTATGTCTATCGAGCGCGTGGTGGTCTTAATCGATGGCAGTTTCTGTGAGTGATAAGGAAATGCCTTGGTGTCTTCAACTCGTGGGCTAACTCAACGTAGACTTGACTGCCAGAATGACCTTTCCAAGTCCATCACCAAGTTGAACCCCAAGTCGAAGCTCTTTGTCCTCAGAGAAGCTCCACAGACCCTCTTCCCAAAGCTATTCAAGGCCTGGAATGTCACTCATCTCGTCTTTGAGAAAGACACCGACAGCTATGCCCGTGAACGGGATGATGTTGTCACACAGGCTGCCACGGAGGCAGGCGTTGAGGTCATTGTCCGCACGGGGAGAACACTCTGGGATAGCGACCAGATAGTCGAGAAGCACGGTGGTAAGCCCACAATGTCAATCACCCAGCTTCAGCAAGCTGGTGCTAGGCTCGGCGAGGTTCGTAAGCCGATACCTGCTCCAAAACATCTTCCAGATCCTGGAGAGATGCCTGTCGACTTTGAGCAAGAAGAGCCCGAGACAAAACCAGACTTCAATTCAGAGCAAAGGACAGAAAAGGATCAGGCATATACCAAGATAGCTGGTCCAAACGGAGACTTTGCTATCGAGACCATGGAAGAGCTGGGCTTTCCATCAGCGACGACTCCCCACAGGGGAGGTGAAACTCTTGCTCTCGAGGCACTCGACAAGATCATTGCCGACAAGAAATACACAGCCAAGTTTGAGAAGCCAAAGACGAGCCCGGCCCAGTTTGAGCCGCAGTCCACAACTCTTCTGTCGCCCTTCTTGCACTTTGGGGCACTCTCTGTGCGAGAGTTCTACTGGCGCGTCCGAGAAGTTGTCGATGCTTACGGAAAGGGGGCCTCATCGCCTCCAGAGAGTCTCATCGGTCAACTTCTCTTTAGAGACATGTACTTTGCAGCTCAGGCAGCCCTCGGGGAGGTCTTTATGCAGACTGCCAAGAATCCGTATTGCCGCTTCATCCCCTGGCATCTTCCCTCCAAGAGAGATCCGAAAACCAGCCTTATCACCGGGGAATACCACATCGACTCTGAAGAAGCAGACATCTGGTTCAAAAGGTGGAAGACGGGCATGACGGGTTTCCCCTGGATCGATGCACTCATGAGGCAGCTGAAGGAAGAGGGCTGGATTCATCACCTTGGACGTCACGCCGTGGCGTGCTTCCTCACAAGAGGCGGATGCTACATTGACTGGGAGCGCGGTTGCGAGGTCTTTGAAGAGTGGTTGATCGATCACGAGCCTGCTTGCAACGCTGGGAACTGGCAGTGGCTGTCCTGcacagccttcttctcccagtACTTTCGCTGCTACAGTCCCGTCTCATTCGGCCAGAAGTGGGATAAGGAGGGCAATTTTATCCGCCGTTATGTGCCTGAACTAAAGAGCATGGACTCCAAGTACATATACGAGCCGTGGAAAGCCCCTCTGCCCGATCAGAAGAAGGCGGGTGTCCGTGTCAAGGGAGATGGCCTGAACGATGTCCAAGAGGGCACATATCCCAAGCCAATGTTTGACTTTTCAAAGAGACGAGATGCGTGCCTCGCTGCCATGAAGACAGCGTACAAGGTCGGACTTCATGGAAACGATGAAAAGGTTCTGGATGGAACTTGGAGGGAGCTGTTCCCTTCCGGTAATGATGGGGAGATCCAGGGTGAGATCCAGAGCGACAATGGGGAGCACGCTGATCGAGGAGATTATGAAGGTGATAGAGATCAGAATGAAGCTCGGGAGGAAGGGGAGGGTACAGCATCTGTTGAGAATCAAGATGGCGAGACTGTGGGTAAACGAAGCGGGAGGAGACACAGTACTGAGAAGGCtgcaaagaagcaaaagactTGAACACGGGGCTTTGTTCCATAGCCCGTATCTGGATACAGTTATCTCCCGGATGCAGCCAGATTATAGTGTACAGTACCAGAGTCGTAAAGTGGCCTCGTCagatcttctccctctcatcCGCCAGACGAGACCACTCCATCGCCCAGAGATTGTGCTCCCTCTTAGACGCCTTATCCGTCTCCCTCGCCTCCTTCTCAAACTCAATCTCTGAAAGCTGTCGAAATGTTTCCAAGCGTCCGTTTATGCCAGCCGTGTAAAGGTACTGCTCCATCTTGTCAGGATCGCTCGTTCGAAGCAGCTCAGCAAGCTCGACAGCCGCCTCTCCAGAGCCCGCCCCTTCAATCCCCTCGAGCAactccttggcctcagcaGTCCTTCCGAGCTTGAGATACAATCTCCCGAGGCACAGCTGACAGTGATGCTTCCACTCGAACTCGGAACCCTCGGGGCCGAGGGCGCGCTGTAGCACCTTTACAGCGGCGTCATACATGCCCAGCCTGTAGAGCCTCTCACCTTCGGCAGTGAGAGCATTTCTGTCTTTCCCTTCTTGCACAATCTGCTTGAAGCGGGACTCGACGTTCCTGTACTGCGAGGCTTTGCCCCAGAAGCCGCCCCCGATGAGCTCCCTCGCCAGGGAGATGGTCGACGGCCTGTAGCCCATGTTTGATGCTGCTGTCCACAAGGCTCCAGCAAATAACTGAGACTGTCTGGTTGCAAATCTCAAGATGCAGGCTAGTTCATGTAGAACATGCGCCGGCACATCATCCTCTAAATACATCTTGTTAGTTCATCCATGGGGCTCTATCAACATGGGTTGTTCACCTTTTGACAACTTGACATTCCACGGAGATGCCCCCTTTTTGATGGCGTCTTGGAATAGCAAAGCAACCTTGTGGTATTCCTCCGGAGACAAGGTGTCAAATGTTCCCTCCGTCATATCAATGATTGCCTTGATGTCCCCGGGTGTGATGCTTGAAATATCAAAGAGCTCCGAGTTGGACGGTCTGGCTGCTGGTGCTTTTGGCGCTCGCGGTGCCCGTGGTGCTTGTTGCGTGGCATAAGAATGTGCCTGAAATAGTGCGATACTGGTGGATTGACTGCTACCAACAGCTTTCAAACCGCAAGGTTGCGTTGTGGGCAGAGGTTTCGGGGTAGAGCGCAGCATCTGTGAGCAGAGCCGGCGGGCTCTCAAGTGACGAGACATGGCCACCGATTGGTATCAATTATCTCTGGATTTCAATCGCCAGAGTAAAATCCCTCGGAGCCCGTCAATTGCCAATTGCTCAACTCGGGAGTGAGGTTGTCGAGTTGCATGAGGTTGAATCGCACACCAGCCACAATCCCAGCAGCCACAGGTGAGCGGACCAATCATGTCTCGAGGAGCCACAAGGTGAGCAGAGCACACCGAAAAACCAACCTCATTCTGAATTTTTCGAGCATCGAAAAGGGAACTTGAGACACGATTCACGTCCAAACTCGGCATCTTTTCTGGGTGAGGCGCTTAATTGTCGCGCTTCATATTGAATAATCACTTGAAAGAGATTATTTCGGTTTCATTTTCGGCATCGCACAAAAATCAGAAGATTGACTACGGTGTTctcttcatctcatctcgtcgCATACATTCACCAGAGCGTTCACCAGCTAGCGACACCAAACAATGGCACCAGCAAAAACCCGCAAGAGAAAGTCCGACCAGGGTCTTCCAGTCGAGACGCCAGTCGAGTCTTCAGCATCAGACGACTCCAAGATACAGCACAAACTCCCCGTCCGGGCAAAGGATGACGACTCCGCTCAGAGCGCAAAGCCAGCTTCGGCACCGACAAAGGGAACCATGATGGTCTTTggggatgacgacgagatccCGACGCCTACACCTTCAAAGCCCGTGGTACAGGCTcctgagaaggaagaggaagaggaatcCAGTGACGATGAGGCTCCTGAGGCTGTTTCCACAGCCAAGGTGGCATCTGATATCAAAAAGTCTAGCCAAGCCGCCCAGAAGGCTGCCCAAGAGTGAGTCCTGCCCTTAGTTGTCAACCCAATTCCATAGCCATTAACTTCTATATAGACAAGCCGCAGCACAGAAGCGAAAGCGCCGGGAAAGGGATACCCTCTTCAAACAGCAAGCCGAAGAGCGCAAGAAGCTAGaggacgaggccaaggccgctgAAAGCGCTCCAGCTCAAGCTGAGCCCGCCGAATCTGCAGTCCAAAGGCGACAGCCAGCCAAGACGCCCAACCTGCTACCTGCAGAGTTCCTCACAGACTCGTCgagcgaggacgagggcgccgacgaggacgatcAGGCGGTGGCACGGCCAAGGAAGCGTCGTGTCACCGCCGTGGAGAGGACCTTGGCGCGTCAGAACCGCGGACCCAAAGACGAGAGGGTCGGGTCGACGGTGTACCGCGTGGCCAAAAAGGTGGACGAGAGCATGGCGCCCAAGCTGCGCAAGCACGCCAGGAGTTCCAAGGAGCTGCTGCTTAAGCGAAATCGGAGCGCTGCGAAGCCGCGGTCTGGGTTCTTGGTCAAGTAAAAGGATGTGGGAGGGGGTATTTTACATtggcgttgatgttgttTGCTATGTACATGGCCTAATATTGGATGGACTAGAATAGCATATGCACGTTTGTTTTCTGGTGACAGTTCGGCTGCATTTAGTCACATCCCATGTGCCACAGGCGAGCGGTAGGCTGTGAGATACTGGATGGACGTTGATTTGCGGTTGTTCATGCATAATACCATCAAACATTCTGATTGCCGACAACATGACAGGTTTTCAGCAGGACTGGCCACAGCAAACGTGCATACGAATAGATATCATCGCCATGACAGCTAAATGATAGTAGCCTTGGTAAAATCGACACGTTTCAAGCCTGAGTCAAGTTACTTACGTCCAATTTGTTTCCATTGAAGCTGGTCGAACGTCAGCTACCCTGCACCATCACTGGATGGATCCACGGGAGAGCAACGACAAAATCCACCGCCTGGATCACGGGGAGGCCCCTCGATCAGCATTGAC includes:
- a CDS encoding Photolyase/cryptochrome alpha/beta domain-containing protein, yielding MGKPRVIYWFRTDLRLHDSPALKAALDLDPAVLWPIFTWDPHYVYRARGGLNRWQFLLDCQNDLSKSITKLNPKSKLFVLREAPQTLFPKLFKAWNVTHLVFEKDTDSYARERDDVVTQAATEAGVEVIVRTGRTLWDSDQIVEKHGGKPTMSITQLQQAGARLGEVRKPIPAPKHLPDPGEMPVDFEQEEPETKPDFNSEQRTEKDQAYTKIAGPNGDFAIETMEELGFPSATTPHRGGETLALEALDKIIADKKYTAKFEKPKTSPAQFEPQSTTLLSPFLHFGALSVREFYWRVREVVDAYGKGASSPPESLIGQLLFRDMYFAAQAALGEVFMQTAKNPYCRFIPWHLPSKRDPKTSLITGEYHIDSEEADIWFKRWKTGMTGFPWIDALMRQLKEEGWIHHLGRHAVACFLTRGGCYIDWERGCEVFEEWLIDHEPACNAGNWQWLSCTAFFSQYFRCYSPVSFGQKWDKEGNFIRRYVPELKSMDSKYIYEPWKAPLPDQKKAGVRVKGDGLNDVQEGTYPKPMFDFSKRRDACLAAMKTAYKVGLHGNDEKVLDGTWRELFPSGNDGEIQGEIQSDNGEHADRGDYEGDRDQNEAREEGEGTASVENQDGETVGKRSGRRHSTEKAAKKQKT